One stretch of bacterium DNA includes these proteins:
- a CDS encoding WecB/TagA/CpsF family glycosyltransferase produces the protein MRNTATVLGISIDVLTLNMLLDAIERLASSSGKSHQIAYVNVDCVNQYYRNSAYKEAIDGADLVYADGMGVVWASKLFGTALPERLTAADFFDKVCELSERRGFRLFLLGSEPGVAQIAAEKLHGQFPKLQIVGTESGFFDEAQEIALISRIKAAKPHILLVGMSVPRQEVWIRRHIDSLNVPLCWGVGALLEYVSGRTSRAPKWMRNSGLEWLYRLILEPSRLWRRYLVGNVRFALRAFLLVITDVAAFSLSWIGAYFIRAGLTDAFGVPINPIAGYIVALPLMVFLWVMTCLFFGLYRRPSETRRFAEFVSILKVTILASLIVSATSFMFKGFDFGRAVVLISVFLNFIALTTSRLIARAIDKKRG, from the coding sequence ATGCGAAACACAGCCACTGTCCTTGGAATCTCGATAGACGTTCTGACGCTCAACATGCTGCTTGACGCGATCGAGCGTCTCGCGTCATCATCTGGCAAGAGCCATCAGATCGCTTACGTGAACGTTGATTGCGTCAACCAGTATTATCGCAATTCTGCGTACAAAGAGGCGATTGACGGGGCTGACCTGGTCTATGCTGATGGGATGGGGGTTGTCTGGGCCTCGAAACTGTTTGGCACCGCTCTCCCTGAAAGGCTCACTGCGGCGGACTTCTTTGACAAGGTCTGCGAGTTGAGCGAACGGAGGGGGTTTAGGCTTTTTCTGCTCGGCTCCGAGCCCGGCGTTGCACAGATTGCGGCGGAAAAGCTTCACGGCCAGTTCCCGAAACTCCAGATAGTCGGCACAGAAAGCGGCTTTTTCGACGAGGCGCAGGAGATCGCTTTGATCTCACGAATCAAGGCTGCAAAGCCCCATATTCTGCTCGTGGGTATGAGCGTCCCGAGGCAGGAGGTCTGGATCAGGCGGCATATCGACAGTTTGAACGTTCCGCTGTGTTGGGGCGTGGGCGCCCTTCTGGAATACGTTTCAGGGAGGACAAGCCGCGCTCCAAAGTGGATGCGCAACAGCGGCCTGGAGTGGTTATACCGGCTGATCCTCGAGCCATCACGACTCTGGAGGCGCTATCTGGTTGGCAACGTCAGGTTCGCGCTCCGGGCGTTCCTTCTCGTCATAACAGACGTTGCCGCCTTCTCGCTCTCCTGGATAGGCGCCTACTTCATCAGGGCTGGGCTGACCGACGCCTTTGGCGTCCCCATCAATCCGATTGCCGGCTACATCGTGGCGCTGCCGCTGATGGTCTTCTTGTGGGTCATGACCTGCCTCTTCTTTGGACTCTATCGGCGCCCCAGCGAGACCAGACGGTTCGCCGAGTTCGTCTCAATCCTCAAGGTAACGATTCTAGCATCCCTCATCGTTTCGGCCACCTCGTTTATGTTCAAGGGCTTTGACTTTGGCCGCGCAGTTGTTCTTATCTCGGTTTTTCTGAACTTCATCGCCCTGACGACCTCGCGACTCATCGCAAGGGCTATCGACAAAAAACGTGGGTAA
- a CDS encoding sensor domain-containing diguanylate cyclase — MRERMLIIGLWLSLGLWVGESLLDAYIFYHGQLADHLFPTNPNQLWMRCLSAGIIIGFSAYADRIIHSRHDAETALHESEDKYQELVENANSVVMRMSPGGKIIYMNRFGLDFFGYSEDELIGQNTIGWIVPQTDLSGRNLAAMIEDIGVTPERYVNNENENVCKDGSRVWISWTNKTIYDSRGEIWEVLCIGNDITERKQAEDNLGFALQKVQEMSLIDQLTGLKNRRGFMTLASQQVKVAERTQEGLRLVFVDLDGLKWINDNLGHNVGDQAIIEAADVLRETFRDSDIIARLGGDEFAVLAIDVSPNVPFSTYRIAKTLKEHNSQEDRRYELEMSVGVASYDPKSCSSIEALLKRADELMYMEKRRRKATRGRPARERRPRAHELPDGSSQLII; from the coding sequence ATGAGGGAGCGCATGCTGATAATCGGATTGTGGCTGTCGCTCGGCCTATGGGTCGGGGAATCGCTGCTCGACGCCTACATTTTCTACCACGGGCAGCTTGCTGACCATCTGTTTCCAACAAACCCTAATCAGCTTTGGATGCGTTGCCTTTCGGCTGGGATAATCATCGGCTTCAGCGCTTACGCCGACAGGATAATCCACAGTCGCCATGATGCCGAAACTGCCCTTCACGAGTCTGAAGACAAGTATCAAGAACTCGTTGAAAACGCCAACAGCGTTGTGATGCGCATGTCTCCCGGCGGGAAGATCATCTACATGAACAGGTTCGGGTTGGACTTTTTTGGATACTCGGAGGATGAGCTTATCGGCCAAAATACGATCGGGTGGATAGTCCCCCAAACCGATTTGTCGGGGCGGAACCTTGCGGCGATGATCGAGGACATCGGCGTAACTCCCGAACGATACGTCAACAATGAGAACGAAAACGTGTGCAAAGATGGCTCGAGGGTGTGGATCTCCTGGACTAATAAGACAATATATGACAGCCGCGGCGAGATCTGGGAGGTTCTCTGCATCGGCAACGACATCACTGAACGTAAGCAAGCAGAGGACAATCTTGGGTTCGCTCTCCAAAAAGTTCAAGAGATGTCACTTATAGATCAGCTAACTGGCCTCAAGAACAGGCGAGGCTTCATGACCCTTGCCTCGCAGCAGGTGAAAGTAGCTGAACGCACCCAGGAAGGCTTGCGCCTCGTCTTCGTTGACCTCGATGGTCTGAAGTGGATTAACGATAACCTCGGCCACAACGTCGGAGACCAGGCCATCATTGAGGCCGCAGACGTTCTCCGAGAAACGTTTCGCGATTCGGACATAATCGCTCGCCTCGGTGGCGATGAGTTCGCTGTCCTTGCCATCGATGTATCACCCAATGTGCCGTTTTCTACTTACCGGATCGCAAAGACGCTCAAGGAGCACAACTCGCAGGAGGACCGCCGATACGAGCTCGAGATGAGCGTTGGTGTTGCGTCCTACGACCCTAAGTCGTGTTCATCGATCGAGGCGCTTCTCAAGCGCGCAGATGAGCTCATGTACATGGAGAAACGGCGACGGAAAGCAACGCGTGGGCGCCCCGCCCGCGAAAGAAGACCACGGGCACACGAACTTCCTGACGGCTCCTCACAATTGATCATCTGA
- a CDS encoding CsgG/HfaB family protein: MRKLTILAVLTVVSLLVGSVLAETIEDKLTYQGNKARISVGRIKTKANRCSGTMASSFGEMLSTALTNNPRFIVLASGEDLGEIMDEIRFAQGGAVEEGKGPEGGLMEGADVLITGSVTMFEPDAQGAKIGLGGTSWKSKLWGGTNLKLKKAIMGLDLKLIDIRQRRVIFASNVEGKSTSWGVGGHGGGWGRDGVLRGGLGVYSNSPMEKAIRVCLNNLVEEVASKLPSGYYRYKGKGKYTQEYGQSESQTQTTTQPASQPAKEPPAKKEEPAKPTPAPRKTISKRACDFVSGEKTLWIDDLSEDEVGEFPFNNKLDRGNFEVVDIGGEKWIMASTDGKLMPNTGKMSLPEKWTLEMDVYKPKTDTSSPYVTICFFDPKGSQFSRLHYFCYGGNLDIKGKNVGRKDMKVFGDKGVHHIRLMVSERSIKAYIDDTRVANVPNHDGFSPASFAIEIHQGCTEKRPFYFRGFRIAAGDK; the protein is encoded by the coding sequence ATGCGCAAATTAACAATCTTGGCGGTTTTGACAGTTGTAAGTTTGCTAGTGGGCTCCGTTTTGGCTGAGACGATCGAGGACAAGCTCACGTACCAGGGCAACAAGGCGCGCATAAGCGTCGGCCGGATCAAGACCAAGGCCAACAGGTGTTCGGGCACGATGGCGTCCAGCTTTGGCGAGATGCTCTCGACGGCCCTGACTAACAACCCCAGGTTTATTGTGCTCGCAAGCGGCGAGGACCTCGGCGAGATCATGGATGAGATCCGCTTCGCCCAGGGTGGCGCGGTTGAGGAGGGCAAGGGTCCCGAGGGCGGTCTCATGGAAGGCGCTGATGTGCTTATTACAGGTTCCGTCACGATGTTCGAGCCTGACGCGCAGGGCGCCAAGATCGGCCTCGGAGGCACGAGCTGGAAGAGCAAGCTCTGGGGTGGGACTAACCTGAAGCTCAAGAAGGCCATCATGGGCCTCGACCTGAAGCTCATCGACATTAGACAGCGGAGGGTGATCTTTGCGAGCAATGTCGAGGGAAAATCCACCAGCTGGGGCGTCGGCGGCCACGGCGGCGGCTGGGGCAGGGATGGGGTCCTCCGCGGCGGTCTAGGCGTCTATTCCAACAGCCCAATGGAGAAGGCCATTCGTGTGTGCCTTAATAATCTGGTTGAGGAAGTAGCCAGTAAGCTGCCCAGCGGCTACTACCGCTATAAGGGCAAGGGCAAATACACCCAGGAATACGGGCAATCTGAGTCCCAGACGCAGACGACTACTCAGCCCGCGTCGCAGCCAGCAAAAGAACCTCCGGCCAAGAAGGAAGAACCAGCTAAGCCGACGCCTGCTCCCAGAAAGACAATTAGCAAAAGGGCTTGCGATTTCGTATCCGGCGAAAAGACGCTCTGGATCGATGACTTGAGCGAGGACGAGGTTGGCGAGTTCCCGTTCAACAACAAGCTGGACCGCGGCAATTTCGAGGTGGTCGATATCGGCGGTGAGAAGTGGATCATGGCGTCCACTGACGGGAAGCTGATGCCCAATACTGGCAAGATGAGTCTGCCGGAGAAATGGACGCTGGAGATGGATGTCTATAAGCCAAAAACCGACACTAGCTCGCCATACGTTACGATTTGCTTTTTTGACCCGAAAGGTTCTCAGTTCTCCCGACTCCATTACTTCTGCTACGGTGGCAATTTGGATATCAAGGGGAAAAATGTTGGGCGAAAGGATATGAAGGTCTTTGGCGATAAGGGCGTTCATCATATCAGGCTCATGGTGAGCGAAAGGTCGATCAAGGCTTACATTGATGACACTCGCGTTGCTAATGTGCCGAATCATGATGGATTCTCGCCGGCAAGCTTCGCGATAGAGATTCACCAGGGCTGCACAGAGAAGAGACCGTTTTATTTCCGCGGCTTTAGGATCGCGGCGGGAGACAAATAA